The Dermochelys coriacea isolate rDerCor1 chromosome 13, rDerCor1.pri.v4, whole genome shotgun sequence genome includes the window GTGTCTCAGCTGGCAGAGAGAGCGAAGCTGAAGAGATGGGTGGATACCATCGCCCTGCCCCGTGCCAATGAGAGAGTTGAGGCCGGGACCATGTGCAGCGTTGCTGGCTGGGGCGGCACTAGCACACATTGTGAATCAAACTCGGCCAGGCTCCAGGAGGTGGACGTGTTGGTGATGCAGGATGCTGCATGTCCTAGTAATGGGCCATACCATTACTATAATGCCTCCACCATGATGTGTGTGGGGGATCCAAAGACAGGCAAAGACTCTTGGAAGGTGAATGTCCTCCTGGCTTCAAGCATCCTTGATAAATCATTATTAATGAGGCTGCTGGTGTTGCAATCAGGCCTACAAGCAGCGGTCAGCAATCAGGCCCCACTGCGCTGTATAAATGAATGGGAAAATATCAGGTCTTCTCCCAGGGGGAGGCAGAGAACAATTctaggggtgggggcggggggggctgagACCAGCTGGATACTGGGGGAGCCAATCAGGGAATGGGTGGACATAGGGGGATATCACTGAGCTGTACATCAGCGGGAATGACTCACTGAGCTGTTCTCCATCTGTGACTTGTTCTATTTCACAGGGCGATTCTGGAGGCCCCCTGGTGTGCAGGAATATAGCCCAGGGCATCGTCTCTTGGGGGCCTTGCACCCCTCCCGGGGTGTACACGAGAGTCTCCACCTTCATCCCCTGGATAAAGGCGACGATGAAGAGGCTGCAGCTCAGAGCCAAGCCGGGAATAGCAGCTGAGGCTGGAGCTGCATCACTTCTGTCCTTTGGTGACACCCAGATATAGGTCCTGCTTTGCAGATTGGCTGAGCTCCCCTCTTCCCCGgatagcccctccccccccgccatcaTTCCACTCAGGCAGCGCCCAACCCATAAGCATCAAGGCACTGAGCCTAGGGGAAATAAGGAGCCAGGTTCCAGACCACATCCCTTCGGCTCCCTTGGCAATCCGAACCCCAACCCTTAGGCTAGGGAAACAGCTGGTTTATTTCCTCTAGGGTAACAGACATAAACCAAATCCTGGGGCAGACCCGGCAGTTTGTAGCTCTCCCCCATGTCAGCTGGTCGAGTGACCATTTATTGGGGGATCTTCATTGTTATCTGACCTGATAACTTCTGTGAAAACTGCAGCCTGCCCTAGTGTCACTGGACCTATCCCAGGGGTTAGTTCATCGGGCTGGCCACTGCCCATTCCAAACACACCTGTTCCCAGTGCCAGGAAGGCCAGTGGGAAGGGAACGCAGAGAAGGCTGCACTGAACTGATTGCAGATCCATCCCCGGCACTGATCGCCTCCTTCCCACCTTCCCTGCCATGTGGCCTGTTGCATTTCGCTCCCTGGTACATTGCCAgcaatgaataaaaatgaagttaccaaaaaaaaaaaaagtgtagcaGGAACTGAGCCATCAATCTGTACTGTGAaatccagagcagctgctgcatctGCCAGGGCCAGGTGAGAATTAACCCCTACAGGGGAAGGCTGGGCTTGTGGTTAATGCTCTAAGCTGAGACTTAGGACACATTGTatggggagattttggcaaaccagtaaagtgcctgaaaccactactgcttattgctaaaagcagccaagtcagcaggccttAAAGTGGCCATGCGTCAGCCTCAgcttgaccaaggcaggaggggagagggtttGGGTGACACAGAAcgggcagcttgaccccacgtccttcctgataagaattgtgttgacgctgctgatacatgcattttagaagagcaggatatgccccaggaatgtctactggggcctcaaggctgcaaactctagaaaaatccacacctggttaatcaataatcagaagggaCCTCTTGcatgaccattgaaactgcttgtttaacaagttttctttaaggggcATGTCGTATTACTAATctataaataaggggggaaagtttgagaTAGttggactggactctccctctggatgaatcttgtgttccccaccagcgctgtgccactcgagagccacactcagcttcagtaattattgagggttgggggtgttttactaacctgtttagctttaagtgaaagcactcttgtgtggTCCTGTTTGTGCCGGCCATCTATCGGTTGGACAGCTGtatctcccctgatttatttcctgacaccacctcgcacagagtaaaagttaccaagagctttgggttgaaagaaccccgggtaccAACATCACATGGATTTTTTCTTATACATTATAGAAAGGTGATCAAGGTGCCAGGCATCCTCTTCCCAAGTGTGATGTGATGGTCTATAGCTGACACCAACTAACCTCTCATGTGTTTTATCTggtaggacattgatccataagtaTCCAGGATCATTTTCTTCCcagttatcagtgacttggaaacaggttgTGCCATTTTTGACATTGAGTGTATACCCCCTCCTCTTTTGTCCACTTGATCCTTCCTGACTAGCTGGTAATCATGGATTTTAACCGTCCAGTCATGGGAATCATCCCACCGGGTTCCAGTCACACCTGCTACACCAAACTGCTGCTCCTAGAGGAGCAATTCCAGTACCTTGTGTTTGTTCCCCAGGCTCCTCGCACTGGGGAACAAAgccaagaatttcttctcttcatttaATTGGGGTTCCTGGATTAATTTTGTTCTTGATTTTTCCTGAGAGCtcatttcttccctctttttaccctccccttttcCTATTAGTTTAGCCCCCCCCCCTTGACTCCTCTAACCAACCTGTCCCCATGGAGATTGGTCCCCCTTCTCCTAagatggaggccatccaaactctacagccccctctccccatagAAGATAGACTGATGTTCCACAAACCCTGTATCCTCCTCACCACCAATATAGAGAGTAATCAGACCCCATCTCAGCCTGCATTTTAGGCTAATCCAGCCTAGCTCTTTCACTCTCCTTTTGTCAGACCTGCTCTCTGGTTCCCTGAGTGCCCTcacagcccttctctgcatctgcaCTGGTCTGAATTCCTCTGGCTTGCACACGGGTGGCCCAAATTGGTTCCAGATGGGAAGCCGGGTTGATGGCAGCTCCTAGTGCACCCTGAAGAGTGATGGGAGGTGTTTGTTGAGGTTGCAGCATTGGTCCAGGACAGCTGGAGTGCGGCATCCCACGCACCCAGGAAAGATGCCCAGTGGCAAGCCTGGCtccaggagcctgccttgggagctCCAGAGCTAGTGGCAGTGGCTTGGCTTGGCCCAGATATGTCTCGCTCAGAATCACGTGAGGCCTGGCATTTGGGTCTGCTTGCCATAGATTAACTCCTGCACGGTGGAGCTGAATCAGGTGCAACTGGGGTGATGTCTCCCCCTCTATAGGCAGAGTCAGGGGGAGCCAGAAATGGAGAGGTTGCACCCCTTAGAAAGCCCAGATGACACACGCACATGTCTGTGGGGGATGGATGTGGCCTCTTATTGAGACCCTCAGAAACTTCAGGGTCATCATGCAAGCACTGTGGTTCCTGTGCTGTGGAAGTACTTGGTGCAGCCAAGGAAGTGGAAGAAGAAGAGCTGGGCCACACAGCCCTGGAAGGAGATGGTCCCGCCGCCTGGCAGAAAGCCCGACACGACCTTGGGCACCACCATCGAGGAGACCGTCATGTCCAGGAAGGACAAATGGCAGAGGAACCAGTACATGGGCATGTGCAGCCGGGGCTCCCGGGCCACTGCCAACAAGATGAGCAGGTTCCCGCACAGCGTCAACAGGtagatgaggaggaagaagaggaacaaGGGAACCCGCAGCTCTGGGGGGTCTCTGGAGCCCCACCAGGATGAAATGTGTCAGCTGGGATCGGTTCCCACACTCCATTTGCTTGGTCTGTGTCTCTGAAGGTGAACCCGGGGTGTTAATAGTTAATGAGCAGAGAAGCAATAGATTATCTTTGCTTCGGCATTTGGGACAAGATTCACTCCTGTGCCAGGGGAAGAATCGAGCCCAGAAGCCCTGACTCCCGgcctctctccctctgttctaTCCCACTAGACCCTGCTCAACTCCAAGAGCTGGGACctgaactcaggagtcctggcaaCCAACCCCCCTTTCTCTAACCCCCTGGACTCCACTTACCTCCCAGAGTTGGACATATAACCCAGGAGACCTGACTCACATCCCTTCTCCACCCCTTACATCTCACTCACCACAGAGCTGTGAAAATAATCCAgaagccccatcccaccccccaatcTTACCCACTGGACCCCAttcccttcccagggctggggttaCAACCctacaacccaggagtcctgctcccagtGTCCCCTCCACATCTTCTAACCCCCTGCAGCCCACACTTGACAAAAGGAAGTCCTTCTAAAGCCCCCATCTGAGGAATTCGGTGTCTAGTCCTCATGCTGGTCCCACTGCACAGGTGTGGATTTCAACCGGGGTGCTCCACAGATCAGAAGGGGATAAAACTTGTCACTTTGGGGTCAAATTCAAACTCTAAGTGACCTGGAATAGGAAAAAAAAGCTCTGGAAAGTCAATACTGGAACTGCCCCCTGCAGAGGTTTTTGCCCTTCCCCTGATGTTGCCAGTTCAGGCCACCATCAAGGAGCAAGTGGCTGTTCTGTGGCATGAAGGACTCACTTGCCAAGGGAAATGGGAATTTTCACCAGCTAGGGACCTGGCCCCATAGTGAggaagagcagcagagagagagactgaaacagGTGACAGACCCGTCCTGCAGCTGCCCCTCTGGATACAGTTACCTGGAGTGTGTTCCAGCTGGGATGGGTGGCTTGGTCTTCAAGCAACTCCCATTTTCTCTCTTCCATGCTCTGAGATCTCCCTTAAATCCCCCCAGTCAAACATTTCACACAGGAAGTGGCTTTGGCTCCAGTGTGATGCCAACCCCAAGCAGGCAGGAACTTGGGGTAAACGTCCCCTTTGGGAGATAGTCTCAGAGTTGCCAGCTGCCGAGTCCATGAACCTGTCTCTCATGGTGGGAGATTGAGCTGAGTCAGTCCCAGTGCTGATCGTCTCCGGCAGTTTCTCCGTTTCTATGCATCATTGCTCCACTCTGTTTAATTTTGCCTTTAGCTCTCGTGTGCCTTCTCTCTGCAGCTTCTTTTAACCTGGTGTCCTTCCTGTACTTGTCTCTGTACTCTTGCCTCTTCCCCCTCatgtatttctctccccccagcgCCATTCATATTAAACTGTTGACATTTGCTGTATTTTCAAGCAAGTAATGAGGTCCCACAATAGCAAACCCCAATGGTCATCCTTTGAAATGGTGTTTGGGGCAAAAATGAAGGTAACAGAGCATTGACTTAGCCACTAAAAGAGACCATGGATCTTAAAAGAATGGCTTAGTGTGGGGTAGGGTGTGGGGTATGgattcagtagggggcactctccTCTCCCAGTCAGTCCTGACCCCAATGCTCCAGAATGGCACTAGGGGGAACTTTGTTTCATGCAATGGGATGAGGGGGATCAACAGGGGTTGCTCTCCCCTCCAGGTCCGTTCTGAACCCAAGCTGGCATTAGGGGGTGCTGTGTTGCAGGAACCAGGGTGGTGAGTCTGTTGTGGGGTGCTCTCCTCTCTAAATCAGAGCTGACTGCAATACTCCAATATGATGCCAGGGGGTGCTGTTCTGCAGGGAAGTGGGGCAGGGTGCTCAGTACAGGGAGCTGTCCACTAGCTGTCAGTGCTGAACCCAATGCCCTGGTGCATTGCTATGGGGAGCTgtggtgcagggagtggggcagcgGCTCAGTATTGCAGGGATCCTCTCACATACACACCCCACTAATATCCCCTTCCCTACTACACCCCACATTCTCCTACACAAATACACACCTGAtccacccccctcctccaccccactttCACCTGTACACACATAcatcagtttcccctccctcctgcacttTGCGTTCACACCCATCCACCAGTTCCTTCCTAACTGCACCCCACAttcctctccacacacacaccagttccaCTCCTTCTTGCACTtctcttttttctgtttacaCATGCTCAGTGTTTCCTTTCCCTCTTGTCTCTGTCCCCTGCAATCCAGGTTTCCACATCCTTCCCTCTgagttccttctctctctctctcatatatatatctatatatatatatatatctatatatatatatatatatatatatataaattttggCTATTTTTTATCACTGACAGTTTAATCTGCCAGCACATAAAATTTTCTCCTTTAGAGGCACTCACAAAGAACTTCCATCTTTCAAAATGGCCTCCCTCCCCCTTAGTTCTCAAGGGGAGTGAAACCACAGCTTCCCTCAAATCAGCTGCCCTTTCCCAAAGTGGCCACTCCTCCCCACTCATTTCCAGCAAGAATGAAATCAGCAACCACCACTGATAAAGCTTTTATGGGCAgctcagggaattacagaccagtcagtttatcTTCTGTACCAGGACAGATAATGGAGGAAATAAgtaaggaatcaatttgcaaacatctagaagataataaggtgataagtaatagtcagcatgtatatgtcaaaaacaaatcatgtcaaaccaacctgatagctttctttgacagggtagcaagccttgtggatgggggggaagtggcAGACATGGTATACCtagactttagtaaggcttttgatacagtcttgtATGACCTTCTCATTAAAAAACTAATGAAATAAAGCTTATAAGCTACTATAATGTAGGTGCATAACTGgatggaaaatcattcccagagaatagttatcaatggttgaCAGTCAGACTGGAAGAGCATAACGAAtgaggttccacagggatcagttctgggtctggttcttttCAATGTCTTTATCAACCATTTAGATAATGACACAGagggtacacttataaagtttccagatgataccaagctgtgaagggttgcaagtgctttggaggacaggattataatttaaaatgatcttgacaaactggagaaatggtgtgaggtaaataggatgaaattcaataaggagaaatgcaaagtactgcacttaggaaagatCAATCAATTGCACACAGACAAAACggtaaatgactgcctaggaaggagtactgcggaaagggatctgggggtcatagtggaaccacaagctaaatatgagtcaagaatgtaacgctgttgcaaaaaaagcaaacataattctgggatgtattaacaggagtgctgtaagcaagacatgagaagtaattctgctctactccatgctgatttggcttcagctggagtattgtgcccagttctgggcaccacatttcaggaaagatgtggacaaattggaaaaagtccagagaagagcaacaaggatgattaggggtctggaaaacatgacctatgagggaagctTGAAAGAATTAGGTTTGTTTAGACTGGAAAAGAgcagactgagaggggacatgataacagctttcaagtacCTACaaagttgttacaagaaggagggagaaaaattattctccttaacttctgaggataggacgagaagcaatgggcttaaattgaaccaagggagatttaggttggacattaggaaaaaattcctaactgtcagggtggttaagcattggaataatttacttaaggagattgtggaatctccatcattggagatttttaagggcaagttagacagacacctgtcagggatggtttagatcggggtgggcaaactttttggcctgagggccacatctgggtatggaaattgtatggcaggccatgaatgctcatgaaattagtggttggggtgcaggtgggtgtgagggctccggctggagatgcaggctctggggtggagctggggatgaggagttgggggtgcaggagagtgctccaggctgggactgaggggtttggagggaggaagggggaatcagggctgggggggttgggaacgggagggggccggggggacAGGCTCccagtggcgcttacctcaaacagctcccagaaacagtggcatgtcccccctccagctactatgcagaggtgcggccaggcggctctcTGCGCTGCCCTGtgtgcaggcactgcccctgcagttcccattggctgcagttcccagccaatggcagctgcggggctggcgcttggggtggggcagcgtgcagagccccctgagtgcccctacatgtaggagccagagtggagTCAtgatgctgcttctgggagccgtgcagagtGGGGCAAGAGCCCGATCCCGTTCCCCAACTGGAGCAccggagcaggacaagccccagaccccgcttcccggcgggagctcaagggccagattaaaatgtctagaggccagatgtggcccctgggctgtagtctgcccacctctggtttagatgGTACTTTGTCCTGCCATTAGTGCAGtagactggacttgatgacctctcaaggttccttccagtcctatgtgtCTATTAGTCTATGATTTAGTCATagtgagaacaatgggagatACATGGCCATCAAACTGGGCGTGTTATTTCCTGAGTCTCACTGAGAACAGCGGGAGATGGCAACCATGTGGGAAGAGGGCAGTTCTACATGTACGTCTTGTAGTATCATGTTGTTCATCAGACCCTTCTGAGGAGAAATTTtcacatatgaaaaaaaaaactggggggATGGACCGTGGACTCTAATTAAAGTCTCCAACTGTAGCCAACGCACAAGATTTCAGTGAATTTTAACTATCTGGGAAGATCGACACCTCGGAGCTATTTTGTTGTTAAGATCCTTCACCTCAAAGAAATTATCTGACACCAGGTGTTAATATTAAAAGGACCCATTTTAACCCATCAACAAATTAACCTATTTATTTGTAAATCATGAGAAAGGTCATCCTGTGCCCAGAGAGTAAGAGCTGTAATATTTTACtatgctgtgatttttttcatggaTTCCTGGATTTTAAGGCCAATATTAGATCTTCTAGTAAcagaggccagagaatttcataaGGTTTCTCCTGTAGTGAGTCCAATAACTTGTCTTTCACTAAAACgtgtcttccagaaaggcattccaccttgatctgaagacttaaagagatggagaatccaccatttcccttggttGCTTGTGTTAATAATTGATCACCtttcctgttaaaaaaaatgcatggcTTGTTTCTAATTTGAGCTCATCTGACATCAGTGTCCAATCGTTAGTTCTTgttgtgcctttctctgctagatgaaaGAGGTGATTAGTACCTGGTCTTTTCTCCCCACAAAGGTTCTTATATACTGtcatcaagtcacctcttgatcttctttCTGATAAGCTAAAAAGATTGACCCCCTTAAACCTCAATGGAGCAAATTTTTTCCAGTCCTCAAGTCAtttttatggctcttctctgaaccttctccaattcctTTGTATGTAACAAAGGTATTGAATCCTTACTTTAAGTCCAAGCCTCAGTTCCACCTTAACAATGGAACTATGGTCAACCACCTCCATACTGGTACAGCTACATAGGTCGAAAGAAACTGTTCAGACATTAAAGTATTTAAGAAGCAGCCCATCCTTGCCAGCTGTCATTTCACTGAAATGATGTAAAATCCAATGATTGCTCAGTAGGCTGATGCCTCTGCTTCCACTTTCTCCAGGAAGCTTTTCTCAGGGGTGAAAGAAGAAAGATCAAAACCACTTCCTCCTTTAAAGGTTTACTCTTCACTTCAACTGTTTCACCTGGAATATGAGCACAGCAGGATACTTGAAATCTCCAGCTCCAGGAAACAAACCCAACCACTCCACAATGTGGGTTAAGTAAATACTTCACCTGTGCATGGGCAATACCATAACTAACCACTGCAGAGTGTCTTACTTGATCCCCTGAAGCACAGAATCATAGCATCACAGAAAAGCAGGGCTAAAAGGGACTTTGATAAGTCCTCTAGTCCAACCTGCCCACTCTGAGACTGGACAAAATAtgtctagatcattcctgacaggtgtttgtctaaccttttcttaaaagcctccagtgatggggattccacaatctcccttggaagcctgttcaaGACATTAATTATTCTTAGAGTctgaaagattttcctaatatctaacctaaatctcctttattccagattaaacccattacgtCTTCTCCTACCTTCAGCTGACATGGGGAGCAATTTGTTACCATCCCctttataacagccattaacatatttgaagactgttatcaacc containing:
- the LOC119842385 gene encoding mast cell protease 1A-like isoform X1, whose translation is MVTMLILILLSEAFLLPPGAGAGEIIGGWEAKPHSRPYMARLSIRRKDKNFLCGGFLVSENFVLTAAHCKGDKITVFLGAHDITKMERSQQVIPVRHQYSHQDYNKKSLNNDIMLLELAERAKLKRWVDTIALPRANERVEAGTMCSVAGWGGTSTHCESNSARLQEVDVLVMQDAACPSNGPYHYYNASTMMCVGDPKTGKDSWKGDSGGPLVCRNIAQGIVSWGPCTPPGVYTRVSTFIPWIKATMKRLQLRAKPGIAAEAGAASLLSFGDTQI